Sequence from the Magallana gigas chromosome 4, xbMagGiga1.1, whole genome shotgun sequence genome:
AAAATAATGGTAAAAATGGACTAATGGGCTGCTGACAGTCACATGGTGTTACAATACACGCAACTTAACTTGCCTACACTCTCACAGTTTCCTTTCTGACCTGAGGGGATCTCTTCTACTACAACGACTCTTTGATCTTTATATAGTCTTGGCATTCTACAGGTAAATATCCAAGACCTATATAAACCCCGCTAGACATGGATACACAGGTATCAGACTGGACAGGGATTAACACCTGTGTGTTTATATGGATTACACTGATAACACTTACTGGTCAATAGGGGGCACTGTACTTGtaccttgtacatgtatacatgcacaCACTGTGTATTGTGCTAACAGGTCAAAGgaaaggggggtggggggggggtcaaacaCACATCGTGTTAAGTGGTCagtaagtgtgtgtgtgtgtggggggggggggggggggggggcagatacACAGCGTGTGTACTGGTCAGTGGGAAAGGGGTCAGATTTACGCATTGTGATTGATTCTCCTGAACAGTGAGCACTGGGGTGTTAGCACTTTCCCCATGTCCCCACACATGTATTCTACACAGCTTGGTGGATTAAGATTGATACACAGATAATTACTGCCAATTTTCACAGATGATCAATCATTTGCCAGACTGTCCTGAGCCAGATGTAGATCATCTATGTGATTGTTGTTGTCTGTACATATGTAACAGCTGCCTTacttatatacatttaatacTGATTCATTTACAttctttgaccccccccccccttcagtAATCCCTATTACCACCCTCCCCTCCCCCCtaattattttcatgtttattgTTTCTCAAGACAATTCATTAGACGAATTAAcatgttgagagagagagagagaggagagagaaagagagagagagagagatcatctTAGACAGATACTTGTTTACTTTACAAGACCCACACTAAGCAATGACGCTGTCAAAGTTATGTTACCCTAACTGACCCAATTTCATTATCTGGGTCAAATACCGATGGGTCAACAACACTGAAAAAAAGGTTGGGCGATGACATATTTAATGTACGACGATAGTCGAAGCAGTCCCGTAGATATCTAGTCCCGGGTTACCTGCCTGAAACGCGTGAATTTTCTCCTGGTACGGCGCTATATATTATGGTTATCCAAGCCTCAAACATTTCATgtgtaaacaaacttttttttaaaaacacccaCGTTTCGTAAAAAGGTCGATCGATGAAATTtgagaggtaaaaaaaaagccCTAGAATGTTCTATTCTGTTGAAGCGCAACGCCTCCAAAAAGACCCCTGAAGGTCAAATTGACACACCTACGGAACTCGAGACTTCATCACTTCAGATAAAAGAAAGGTTaggttaaaatcaaaatcaggaCTAATAGATATTATTACAAGAGCTTTTTTTCTTTAGACTATACAAAACCCATTCAACCGTGGTGTATTTATTGGGAAACCCGAACGAAATACAACCCGGCGTGTATCTAACGCCATTTAACTGACAGAAACATTTCATCCATGTTGTTGCTCAAAATAAATGGGCGGATAAAACCCcacataaatgtataatatacagAAAGACTTACAGTTAAAGGCTTTATCGGCCTGGTCGCTCCCATCGACTGCTACTACAACAACTCTTTCTGCCATTTCTGTTCGATGTGTAAGTCAAAATGCTCCCAAACTGAATGAACTTTACGGTCAGGACTCAACACTAGGGCAGGTAAGAAGCGACTTATAAGCTGAAACCAAACACGTGCGCAGTTTCCGGATTATATATTTGGCGTCGCATTCCAGAACAAAATCAAAGGTTACCGCTGGTGACTAGTATATTTATTAGTTGATGCCAGCAACCCcatttaatgaaatgaattgaATAAAACTATGAAAGTATAATTtggtttaaaatacattttgaggATTCCTTCACTTGGTTAGGCCTATTCGTcagtttacatgtatcaaatatttattacatCATAACTATATCTACCTTTTATCTCTTTCTGAAAAATTGACGTcgatatttagatttttttaaattgcatatgTAGATGTATAAATTCCACGTTAACAAAACGGAACGTTTGAAATACACCGTCTCTGGCACTGTGCATTGTTAAATTATCCTGACCTTTTGGTTGAGGCCGGGTATTCTATTTTGAGAACTGGACAAACAtgaattagaaataaatgatttatctatctatgtatatatatagaagGATATACCTCTCCACTTCTGAAAAAGGAATAGGTTAAATTGAGAATGGGCAGCACCCAAATGTAAATGGCAACAATTATCTACATGCAATTTTCAGTACGATTTTTCCACACTAACTTAAAAAATGGAGgtacaagtttttaaaaaaatcaaagtgatGTTGAACTTAATGAATCAGTTGGTGTCCAGCCTCTTaatttgctctctctctctctctctctctctctctctctctctctctctctctctctctctctctctctctctctctctctctccacccCTAAACATTATGAGATTTCCTTTTGACACAATAGATTTTGAtgcaaaatgcaaaatattatagCAACAGATGTCCAATGTCAATTGTCAATTTATTGAATCAAACTCTTGCATGTTGATTCAGCAGTTAGCACGATAACGAGCAGAGCAATAAAAAGAACACGTTTTGCAAAGAATCTGTTCATctgttattttatcaataataaaGGTAATGCAATTCGTTGTTGAGAGGGTGAGTGCCTCTTTgcaaaaatagaaaagaaagaaaaaaaccttatAGTGCATAGAATTCATTAATGTGAGCAATTATATATAAAGGCGTATAGCTAGCGACATAATGGAAAAGTATTTTGCAGGGTTCTCATATCATTTGAAGTGTTGCACATTGCTCAAAATTATTtactaaatcatttattcaaaaagaatttttttttaactttttaaaataacttttaatgCAGGATGCGGATTGAAAAACAAGGTCAAGTAATTGAAATAATCacgtttacagaaagtaacttaataataaatgatttattaaggTCATCCCAGTGTTAAAAATTAGTAGGCCTATCATAAATCTAATATGCAAACACGAATTATATATTTCAATCAAAAGTTAAAAGCAGTTTTGATAGgcaaaatattttcaactaATTGGATATTAAGAATCGGGGATGGGGGGATGGGATGAACCTTTTATCAGTTCACGGAAGGGTCAGTTAAAGGTCACTAGAGTATATTCCACTGATTATTACGTAATACAGCGGTAGCGTTCTTTGTGTACTGGCCATTCTCTGTCAATGAGttgacaatgtatatatataaccgGAGGGCccattttaacatgtttataaataacAACAGCCCATCTAGCTGATACACAGCACTAGTAGTGAGTGTATTAATGGTTTCatctagaaccattttaacaaggccttggacttttggtaggaCATaactagaaccattttaataagaccttggactttcagtagggtgttacgatctatttcttgcgtcaaaacaagttaaaatcacgctggtttcaagcgaaatgtacaccgattgcgtagtcttcgctcaaaatccagacaaatcctgttaatttcaaagagccatagctgagtggcctacaataaaatagacaggcctacgacACATTGCCGCTTGACACAagtacccaaagtccaagctcttgttaaaatggttctatctaTTTCttttgtcaaaacaagttaaaattgaCGCTGgcttcaagcgaaatatacaccaattgtgtagtcttagctcaaaagccagacaaatcttgttgatttcaaagagccaaggctgaatggccagcaatgaaatagacaggcctacatcacGTGAttgctgtttaacacaactacccaaagtccaagctcatgttaaaatggttctaattaagGACTCTGTCATATACATGCAACATATCAACTATATGCTATAGTTAGTTTTGCTTGGACGTGGTGTATATGGACACCCCCCGCCCCTTACCATATATGcttacatatattatatacatgtacatgcatcatGTTTGAAGTGTACGTGTACATAAACCTatgaatctttttttcttttctgtttctttctttttttttgggggggggggtgggggtgggtggggtTAGATTGCGTTAAATCCTTTATGGAAGGAGAAAAATCCGCGTGACAAACATTTCGATAATGTTCCGTACtataatatctacatgtacatacatagaacatgtacatttttttctgacgttaattgaattttaaagaatcaactCTACCAATAGTCTGCGATAATAGgaaaaaaattgcacatttaTCAACCAACactcatatgtacatgtaattactgcTATGACGTCAAGTATTATGGGGGAGGGGTGCATGGGGGTGGTAAGGTGGTGAAACGCTAGCTAAGAGGGTAAAGTATCATTCTTGCCCTTGTCAGCAAAAACAATTGCCAAATTCTGAATTCAGTTTTCGGAGTTTTCTGCGGAGGTTGGGGTGGGTGATACAGggaggggtggggtgggggggggggggttattcgATAAAGAAGTAAATGTGACGTTTGGCATAAATAAATCAAACCATTGTGTTAAAGAGGACACAGCAATGACGCGTACATCGTTCAATCACCACCCTCTCTCTTACTCCTCACCCAAGATTGATAATTGttttactattaaaaaaaatgtttggtttttttaaggGTAAAAAATAAGCTATGTACACAATGCGGTCGTGTGACATATGTACCGGTAACTCAACCTCTAATTTATCAACGTAGAGCGAAAAATGAACTCACGGGGAAGAAGTTAATTTATTGAAGAATGCCGTCTTATGaggaattaaaattttatacagtACACAGAGGTACGTTATATGTGTACATTCAGATTTACTTATCTTCTTATCGGGACACTGCGCAGTATCCATATGAAAAGACAAGATTGTGAGTGACCCTTGCCACGATGATATATTAGCTTTAGCTGTATAATGAGTTCAGATAACTGAATTACCGTACGTAAAATAAAttgtgtggggtttttttgtacGTTTAATTATTGATGTCATTAGCATCGAGAAAAGATAAAGAGTGTAAgggcttttcaaaatataaatttattaataatccCTCCATTTGAACttgacgagagagagagagagagagagagagagagagagagagagagagagatctgtaCTACAAGCTTTCCGGACTGTTAGCGAGAGGGAAGCTTGTGGTCATTCATAGActtagtacatacatgtactgtatatatttagttcaaatactagtatttatctGAATTCGGCGATGACTGTTTGATATTTCCAAAGCTTATAGAACTCGTTATCGGCTACAGCAGATACGTAAAGTATTGTTTTACAAAGGTTAGGTAAAGTGGGTGACTTAGATCTACCCTTTCAATAGTCTAaccaaaatatttcaagaacaaTCGTTCTGTTAGCAATGCTTAAAGAACATTGAATAGTTTGTGTCATCCTCTGTTATACTGTTTAGTATTccttaaacaaaatttatgttttaataattttttaagattcaataaatattttgttatcagAGAACAAAGAAgaataaatataacattatatcaTAAAAGGTTCAAATTTATCTTATAAACACATAAATCaacaaaatcattgcaaattaaGTATACAAAAGCTACTGAAGATATACAAATAGGCGAGTTATATACACGAAATacatcaatttaatttaattggtCTAAAACGCCAGTGAAAGTCTTACGAGTACGTAAAATAATTGACGTAATATCAAATATTCAATTTCGTTTGATTAAGATGACTCTCGGTGGTTTCTGCTATCTAGTCTTGCTGGCCGGGGGTGTGATGCTTCTTCACAAACTCTTTGTTCCCAAATCTGTAGTGCTTAGACATATCTGGGGCGTATTTACTGGCGGGCGGTTTTCTACCGTATTCCTCCGCCAGTAACCGGGTGTAGTGTGAAGCGTTCCCGCAACAAAGTCCGATGTATTGGACACCTATCTCTTTGGCCTGCGCCGCGAATTCGGCAATTTGGGTCCTGCTACAGAAAAAGCGTGGGAGATCAACAGGAAAAGCTGGCATACCTGAAAAGGGAATGGAATAACACACTAATTAATTCGTAccaatgtaaatattcaaacgCACTTAATTATAAGATTATCCAAATACTTCTGTCTATTTTCAAACTAATATTGCAATTTGAGGTCATCATGGAGGATCTACCTGTGTCCGGATCCGTCAACACCTCCATGGTTGGTTCTTCAGATGTCGTTCGAAAAGGAACCGGAAGTGCTGCTATAGGTCCCTGCAAAGAATGATGTTCACAAtaaacaagtttagcttttaaaaaaaagcttaccgtctttagagCAAACTCTTAACAGCAATAAGATATCAaagacaatttaattattttttatatacatgtcgACTTTTTCTCCATGCAATAGCGTGccgaactttttaaaaaaaaaatatgtgcctTTTAAGCGTGCGtgcttaaaattgaaaattatttacagcgtgttatttatttgaaatcgaCTGTAGTAGGTAAAAAGAGATCTTAGGAAGGGTGGTATCTCTGTagtaaaattaaagttaataCAACTGCATCCAGTATCATTCATTTTTACTGATATTAGTTTCATCGTATCTAATATACAAAGCTGTTTACTGATATTAGCCATACCgtatcaaatttcattggtatttgtataatcaaaacaaaaagaaaagaacaaattatttcaattgatGTTACAGAATATTGCTTTCAACTAgttaacagaaaaatgaaagcCTGAATTTCACAAAGAGccatttttattgttctttcgttttctcactttttaagatttgaaatctacgaaagttgttaagtcgtacgtaaaatcgATCATctgaaaattatctcccttgtgcCGAACAGTatatcaaccaatgaaataaatgtaaattttcacatcatgtattttctactaatcacaaaggagaggaagtgcacagcccggagactgtaaattatttcaactctttataccgtcttccaaggaagacggtaaaaaaaaaatgaaagaatgtacattaaaatttaaatttgttttttccttttattcatttataatatccCAAGCACATAAGTATTAtgcaatttcataacattttggATGTTTCAAACTGTTAATTGATTCTCAGTACTTTGAACAATGCATACCGGTAAGCTAATCAAAGCATCATGCAATTccttaaattttcttttcaaacctTATAACATAATattcaaatgttaaaattaaagttaataaaTCGATATTcatgtaataataataaaatagaaattgacGAAAAATACCAATATGGTACAGATATATAGTATATGTAATATATGCTCACTTTGCAaactttctttatttctttcagTAGAGGAAGCATTGTGCTGGGTCCTCTACAACAGTTCAACCCCACCACATCCGCCCCCGCCTCCTCCAAACGCTTACAGGCCTCCGGAAACGTCAAACCGTCTTTGGTTTTATCTTCTACGTGTGGTGCAATTGTCACGACTGCAGGCACTGTAATGTTAGTTAAACAAACGTATTTTATTTTAGGAAAACTGTTTAAAGATTGAACACATTTACATCATTTCACAATTGTTTTGTGTCTTAGATCACTGCATGttcaaaatatttgtgtatCTCTAGCTCTTGGTCCtataccgtatatccggtaattttcgcAGTGTtctaattttcactttttttccCGATCCCTATTATAAATCGCAAAATATTCAATACGCATCAATTAAATCCGGTAAAGTTTGGTATAAGAAATTAACTTGTGAActcgcaaaaaaaaaatgactgacggAAATAGAATTATGTACACATTTTCTCCtgtttcgcaaattttgtgacacgccaAACAAATtggatataattatattttttttcacttggcTGTATATGAGTTACGGTCGACCCCTTTGGAGATGTACAAACAAACAAGATGAGTCTGCATGTGAAACAATATGAGCTAGACGATGACAAAgcgtattgttatactttcatgttaaatactgaaatctgattggttaagacgcagttaataatattttctattaccctcagcgttagcaacgcacttagcaacgggtaacattaaaaaatgttacatgcgcgaaaattatgcgcctacggttcgctgtagaattcacgttattcctatttaaaagcagtaaaattttcttaaaaattaagacattcagtataacaaaataaatagtgcctgtttgggaggataacagttgaaattgacacccctcgaaaaccattgtcaacctccgcttcgcgtcgcttaacaatggttttctcggggtgtcaatttcaactgttaccctcccaaacaggcactatttatataatgacagCAAGTCTaacctttgatttttttttatcaatcacCTTCGCGAACGAACAGATGAAGAAGACAGAGACACAAGAAGAGAGACAGACAAAACATAGTTACCATAGTTACGCTAATTCCCATCCCTTCGATACAATGTATCAAAGAACAAACAAAGGATAACAACAACAACTACTGCAATGAATCATCCTCCAACAACTTCAAATTAAGGTTTTCGATCAAGTCGTAGTAGCTCTTAATAAAGGAATACACAAACGCTTTTGTACCCAGGATAATTAAAAGGTTTACTTATTATGAAAGGAGCATCATTGTCTAGTAATTAATTAACGAGCGACTTACGGCCGTTTCCGAACTGTTGGATGCACTCCAGTGCTAGTTTTGCCTCCCCAAACTCCTCGAAGCGTTCTGCGATGATGTAGTCCGCCCCACTCTGAACAGCCCACTCAATTTGCTCCTACAATTATAAGGTAAAACTTTGCCAATCTTAAAAATATAACTTAatgtttaaagggacttggacacgatttgacttaaaattttctaatttcatttttccattttctatgtttatactgataaatatagaagtttataatgctatatcaaaatttaaaagtcaaatatcaagtaacaagcaagatacagagttcataattctttgttttgtaaacaaacctcgaatattgtcattttttacacatGTAATGTATTGgagtaagtttcaatcaaatgtatctttcttttgttgataatagtactaatgaagatattgaattagtttaaattgttttttacatgtcattttgtctaagaaatagTAATTCTCTATATTAcactttttgtaaacaactataagactcgagctttgtttacattaccatcaattcttacctctgtatctcgcttgtaacttgactttaacattcaatattttggtcaatcatttaaaatgcaccagtaaaccattttatacataaaaaataaaaatagaatttttgatctcaaattgtgtccaagtccctttaaaaacaGATACCGGTATCTCACTCACCCGTATCAACGTTAATTTTAAAAGGAATGTATGCAGTGAAAGTCATTTTAAAAGGTTCCAAACAATTTGTCTTATTAGTTCTGCCGGAATttagaacaagaggcccatgggccatatcgctcacctgaggaacaataggtatgataaaatcagcttaatggagtcataatacaaacaatctggacaatgtacaataatacatgtagatcctgtatgaataaaatccattttccccctggataatCTTATGTTTATCATCATTAGTCCCTTtcctaacaggatgattttatagtcatatcacatgttgagtattgcagttctcaaaaagatccttaacaattgtttatatatgggatataaagctacatcaaactctgaacattcttgtgaggccgaagaattgtcctggagacaaagtcttaacaattataaagaatcatctggctgattagtttctgagaagaagatttttaaagatttactctatatattcctatgtaaaacttcgacccccattgtggccccaccctacccccgggggtcatgaatttcacgactttgaatctacattacctgaggatgctttcacacaagtttcagctttcctggctttatggttcttgagaagaagatttttgaaaatttcccgaaatttttcattaatttctaattatctccccttgaaaaagggtgtggcctttataattttcacaactttgaatgccctttgcctaaggatgatttgtgctaagtttggttaaaattggcccagtagttcttgagaagatgttgaaaatgtgaaaagtttacggacagacggatgggcagacggacgacagacaaaatgtgatcacaatagctcacttgagctttcagctcaggtgagctaaaaaaccttttcttaatttttaaggtGTATCGTCTCAAGACTACTAGCTGCGATGGTTTCTAAAcgtgtaaaatgaaaaaaaaatttaaccagAAAGGCTTTCAATTCACTATGGAGATGCAACTCTTCTTTAATCACAGTTGATTCCTTCAACCTAGTGGTCACTTCACCGTAAGTTTGATTGGTTTCTGacttaaattgatattattacaataaacactgaaaatgaaaatcaaatggAAGAAATATTGCCATTGTGCCAATGACGGGTAAAATTAAACCCACCTACAATGTCACAgggacacaattttttttttttttttttttttatatatatattctttatataCTTCTATGGTAGAATTGATCATTCCAATGAAATACCCTATAAGGTaactttatatctttttttattatctttttaaccataaaatgaaaaaagagtAAATAATTCAATGATAAAATAAGAAGTCTGAACGAATATGACGATAAGTAATGAATAATTAGCGCTCGATATCCGTATTTCATCGTATCACTGTCAATGTGCTAaccattatgatttttttttcaagtcgcTGACTTACACGGAATATTTCCCGGACTTACACGGAATATTTCCCGGACTTCCTCCACGGAGCTGGGATCGTCTCCGTGGTATATCGTAGTGTTACAGATGTCCCCCGCCATCAGTGTTCCGGTCTTGACCGCCACTTCTTTGGCCATTTTTAGAGCGCGTAAATTCAGCTCCATTAAATCATCCTCACGACCGATGACCTTCAGTTTTGCCCGGTGTCCGTAATACTGTAAACGAAAATATAAATCGTTTTAGACTATCCTTACCACGCAAAACAGTGTCATGCACTTACTGTTCTTTGTCAAAGCGTGATTAATAGTTGCTGAAGCTACAATACAAATACGTTTTATATTGGGATGCAATTTTTAATGtgtatgttttaattaatcaaaataatactGACAATTTCAAATAccaaatttatttgtaaattaaaaaaaaaaacccaaatcatCTGTGTTGTGTCGCATAATTGATACCGCTATGATCTTCTTACGATCTGTAGAACTATCAGCGCAGGAACCTAAcgctgtattacatgtaatgttacgTACATTGTAGTGAATGTTATTTATACACCATAAAATCTCATTCTTACTGTGAAAGCTacgacaacgtcacttccggcATGTACAAATTCTTCATGAAGAGCCTTGACAACTTCCGGATGTTCCAACACTACTTCCGGGATGAAAGCGCCGGCTTGTAGATGGCCTCTTCTCTCCAACTCCAGAAGATATCCTTCCGCAACAACCATGTTACCCCCATTCTTCAGCCGGTCTCTTAACCCTGTTATACAGGAATCAACGCATGCACACAATACCAAATCATAGACTCTCGATCTTTAACTAACGAGTCGGATACTATCACATAAGGttcaaaattaaacatgtatacattagGGCTAATCATTCAATTCTGGTTTATTGATCAAATTTTcgttatttttaaatactagtacaGAGTTCCATAAACCAGTAAACAATtcgatttacatgtattactaagTAATGCGTTTatttggtttgaaaaaaaaatgcaaatgccGAATGAGGGTAGTAAAGTACACGTGTACTgaatataccaaaaaaaaaataagtattcaTACAGTATGAACTAAATACACTGGTTGAGTTTCTATATTTGTGCATGATGTCTTAAAGTGGGGAGAGGCACTACATTTATAGTTGTTTCCCCTAACAAATACTAGTTTTTTCCTGCATCCATAAAATAataccttaaaattttagatatatatgATTTTACTAGCCATTAACTAATATTATTTGGTAAAGAAAGAAGCCtcatattttaactttaaaatcttattactGCTATATATTTACACAGAGGTTTTATATAGGAGATTATACATGATCTAAAATTGGCCACGACAATCTTTAGCCCTCTTAAGATTATCCCCAATGATGATTACAGATACAATGTACGTCGTGAATATCGTCAAAACTCAGATAAACTTTATCTAAAGACACTGGAAAAATCGTACATGTGTGGACGAGAATTTCGAAACAGCTCTAAATTACGTAACGTTCCCTTTAAATGATTTGGATGCTAGGATTACAGATTACATAATTTTGCCGAACTAGAACGTAAAGCTTATGCATGCGTTCACATACGTGTAGTTTGAGCCAAGTCGCAGTTGTCTATTGACCTCATCAAGTTACTGTACAGATAAGAAACAGACGTCGCCTCATTGAAAAATTCTGTTTTCTATCgatcaaaacatttatattgTCAGTCAAACACCCGACCTTTTCTCCATACAAAACTCTTACGTAAACAATTCAATGACCATCGGTCAAATGCTAATGGCATTGCTCATTAAAATATCCCTTGCGTGGACGACTTAGACCAAAATGTATGCACCAATTTGCAGACGTTAAAAATGCAGGCGTTTATCGCGCGGCGTTCTTTAAATGATTCTATTATACAACTACGTAAAAATTTTACCTTTCACGTCCATTGCGTTGCGTTCCGACGAATTTTCTGCAAACGGTATTATGGGACCCCGATTTTGTCAGTAGTAGTTAACATATTCATGCTTTAAGTACGTGGTTGGTGAAACTTGTACCTCGAAATGAtaactaaatatatacaatCGTTATCTACTATAGGATATTTATAGATGCATgca
This genomic interval carries:
- the LOC105339575 gene encoding betaine--homocysteine S-methyltransferase 1 isoform X1, producing the protein MRSIDNCDLAQTTRLRDRLKNGGNMVVAEGYLLELERRGHLQAGAFIPEVVLEHPEVVKALHEEFVHAGSDVVVAFTYYGHRAKLKVIGREDDLMELNLRALKMAKEVAVKTGTLMAGDICNTTIYHGDDPSSVEEVREIFREQIEWAVQSGADYIIAERFEEFGEAKLALECIQQFGNGLPAVVTIAPHVEDKTKDGLTFPEACKRLEEAGADVVGLNCCRGPSTMLPLLKEIKKVCKGPIAALPVPFRTTSEEPTMEVLTDPDTGMPAFPVDLPRFFCSRTQIAEFAAQAKEIGVQYIGLCCGNASHYTRLLAEEYGRKPPASKYAPDMSKHYRFGNKEFVKKHHTPGQQD
- the LOC105339575 gene encoding betaine--homocysteine S-methyltransferase 1 isoform X2 → MDVKGLRDRLKNGGNMVVAEGYLLELERRGHLQAGAFIPEVVLEHPEVVKALHEEFVHAGSDVVVAFTYYGHRAKLKVIGREDDLMELNLRALKMAKEVAVKTGTLMAGDICNTTIYHGDDPSSVEEVREIFREQIEWAVQSGADYIIAERFEEFGEAKLALECIQQFGNGLPAVVTIAPHVEDKTKDGLTFPEACKRLEEAGADVVGLNCCRGPSTMLPLLKEIKKVCKGPIAALPVPFRTTSEEPTMEVLTDPDTGMPAFPVDLPRFFCSRTQIAEFAAQAKEIGVQYIGLCCGNASHYTRLLAEEYGRKPPASKYAPDMSKHYRFGNKEFVKKHHTPGQQD